One segment of Candidatus Effluviviaceae Genus V sp. DNA contains the following:
- a CDS encoding ATP-binding cassette domain-containing protein — protein MESRPIVQVDGLVKDYGRIRAVDNVSFAVGRGEIFGLLGPNGAGKTTIISILSCLVPPTTGTAHVAGHDVTRDSIEVRSRIGVVPQEIALYQTLSARENLLFWGRMYGLSGDALSRRAGELIDVVGLSERADTRIDTFSGGMKRRINIAVGLLHDPEVLFLDEPTVGIDPQTRRSLLDLARDLNDQGLTILYTTHYLEEAEFLCDRVGIVDGGKLIAIGTQRELVAQIGATDTITVEADGIDAARLAALDELPGVLETSVDDRVAKINAESGSRLLPTLVERLTESGVAIRSVEVDAPNLESVFLHLTGRSLGAGQESEGKGAS, from the coding sequence ATGGAAAGCCGACCCATTGTCCAGGTCGACGGTCTCGTGAAGGACTACGGCCGCATCAGGGCCGTCGACAACGTCTCCTTCGCCGTTGGGCGCGGCGAGATCTTCGGGCTTCTCGGTCCGAACGGCGCAGGAAAAACCACGATCATCTCGATTCTGTCCTGTCTGGTCCCGCCGACCACCGGAACGGCGCACGTGGCCGGCCACGACGTGACCCGGGACTCGATCGAGGTCAGGTCGCGCATCGGGGTCGTCCCCCAGGAGATCGCCCTCTACCAGACGCTCTCGGCTCGGGAGAACCTGCTCTTCTGGGGGCGCATGTACGGGTTGTCCGGTGACGCGCTCTCGCGGAGGGCCGGTGAGCTCATCGATGTCGTCGGCCTCAGCGAAAGGGCCGACACGCGGATCGATACGTTCTCGGGAGGGATGAAACGGCGGATCAACATCGCGGTCGGCCTTCTGCACGACCCGGAGGTCCTCTTCCTCGACGAGCCCACCGTGGGCATCGACCCGCAGACACGCAGGAGCCTGCTGGACCTCGCCAGGGACCTCAACGACCAGGGACTGACCATCCTCTACACGACGCACTATCTGGAGGAGGCCGAGTTCCTGTGTGACCGCGTCGGTATCGTCGACGGCGGGAAGCTGATCGCCATCGGGACGCAGCGCGAGCTCGTCGCGCAGATCGGAGCGACCGACACGATCACCGTCGAGGCCGACGGGATCGATGCCGCGCGCCTGGCAGCGCTCGATGAGCTGCCGGGCGTTCTCGAAACGTCGGTCGATGATCGCGTCGCGAAGATCAACGCCGAGTCCGGCTCCCGACTCCTGCCGACCCTGGTCGAGCGCCTGACGGAGTCGGGCGTCGCGATCAGGTCGGTCGAGGTCGACGCCCCGAACCTGGAGAGCGTCTTCCTGCACCTGACCGGCCGATCGCTCGGTGCCGGACAGGAGAGCGAAGGGAAAGGCGCGTCCTGA